One window of Pseudomonas sp. ML2-2023-3 genomic DNA carries:
- a CDS encoding 6,7-dimethyl-8-ribityllumazine synthase has translation MQPTAIDSKSKSHHNERVAFIQACWHKDIVDQSRKGFLAEMLVQGYQESDIDFFEVGGAFEIPLHAKLLAKTGRYAGIVGAALVVDGGIYRHDFVAQTVVSALMQVQLETEVPVFSVSLTPHHFHAGEEHQKFFFDHFEHKGQEAAKTCADTLHKIRTIKRMDSQQKRAV, from the coding sequence ATGCAACCCACTGCAATCGACAGCAAAAGCAAAAGCCACCACAACGAACGCGTGGCATTTATCCAGGCCTGCTGGCACAAAGATATTGTCGACCAGAGCCGTAAAGGCTTCCTGGCCGAAATGCTGGTACAGGGCTATCAGGAAAGCGACATCGACTTTTTTGAAGTCGGCGGCGCCTTCGAAATCCCGCTGCACGCCAAGCTGCTGGCCAAGACTGGCCGTTATGCAGGCATCGTCGGCGCAGCGCTGGTAGTGGATGGTGGCATCTATCGTCACGACTTCGTGGCCCAGACCGTGGTCAGCGCCTTGATGCAAGTGCAGCTGGAAACCGAAGTCCCGGTTTTCTCGGTCAGCCTGACACCGCACCATTTCCATGCAGGTGAAGAGCACCAGAAGTTCTTCTTCGACCATTTCGAACACAAAGGCCAAGAAGCCGCGAAAACCTGCGCCGACACCCTGCACAAAATCCGCACCATCAAGCGCATGGACTCCCAGCAAAAACGCGCGGTGTAA
- the astB gene encoding N-succinylarginine dihydrolase produces the protein MKSFEVNFDGLVGPTHNYGGLSFGNVASQSNSQQASNPKEAALQGLEKMKALMDMGFVQGVLAPQERPDVAGLRSLGFCGTDAQVIERAAKEAMPLLVASCSASSMWVANAATVSPSADTADGRVHFTAANLNCKYHRSIEHPTTSRVLGAMFADPQHFAHHAALPAVAQFGDEGAANHTRFCREYGEAGVEFFVYGRSAFDSRYPAPQKYPARQTLEASQAVARLHGLSEEGVVFAQQNPSVIDQGVFHNDVIAVGNGELLFHHQDAFLNTEQMLAELHGKLAARGGNFQSISVPRDQVAVEDAVRSYLFNSQLLSRADGSMLLIVPEECRSNPRVWQYLQGLTAAGGPIREVKVFDLKQSMQNGGGPACLRLRVALNEAELAAVNPGVIMTPALYDTLTAWVNKHYRDALRESDLADPQLLLECRAALDELTQILKLGAVYPFQIN, from the coding sequence ATGAAGTCCTTTGAAGTCAATTTTGACGGTTTAGTGGGGCCGACCCATAACTACGGCGGTTTGTCGTTTGGCAACGTCGCCTCCCAGAGCAATAGCCAGCAGGCTTCCAACCCCAAGGAAGCCGCGCTGCAGGGCCTGGAAAAAATGAAAGCGCTGATGGACATGGGTTTTGTCCAGGGCGTGCTGGCGCCGCAAGAGCGCCCGGATGTCGCGGGTCTGCGCAGTCTGGGGTTTTGCGGCACTGACGCTCAGGTCATCGAGCGCGCCGCCAAAGAAGCCATGCCATTGCTGGTAGCCAGTTGCTCGGCATCGAGCATGTGGGTGGCCAATGCCGCGACGGTCAGCCCAAGTGCCGACACCGCAGATGGCCGCGTGCACTTCACCGCAGCCAACCTCAACTGCAAATACCACCGCAGCATCGAGCATCCGACCACCAGTCGCGTGTTGGGCGCGATGTTCGCCGACCCGCAACACTTTGCGCACCATGCTGCGTTGCCTGCAGTGGCTCAGTTTGGCGACGAAGGCGCCGCCAACCACACGCGTTTTTGCCGTGAATATGGCGAAGCGGGTGTCGAGTTTTTTGTCTACGGGCGCAGTGCGTTCGACAGCCGCTACCCGGCACCGCAAAAATACCCGGCACGCCAGACTCTTGAAGCTTCACAGGCTGTGGCGCGTCTGCACGGCCTGAGCGAAGAGGGCGTGGTATTCGCTCAGCAAAACCCGTCGGTCATCGACCAGGGCGTGTTTCACAACGACGTGATCGCAGTGGGTAATGGCGAGCTGCTGTTCCATCACCAGGATGCGTTCCTCAACACCGAGCAAATGCTGGCCGAGCTGCATGGCAAGCTGGCAGCACGTGGCGGCAATTTCCAGTCGATCAGCGTGCCGCGCGATCAGGTGGCGGTGGAAGATGCAGTGCGTTCGTACCTGTTCAACAGCCAGCTGCTGAGCCGTGCAGATGGTTCGATGTTGTTGATCGTGCCTGAAGAGTGCCGCTCCAATCCGCGAGTCTGGCAATACCTGCAAGGGCTGACCGCTGCTGGCGGACCGATTCGTGAGGTCAAGGTGTTTGATCTCAAGCAAAGCATGCAGAACGGTGGTGGCCCGGCGTGCCTGCGGTTGCGTGTAGCGCTCAATGAAGCTGAACTAGCGGCGGTCAACCCCGGCGTGATCATGACGCCGGCGCTGTACGACACCCTGACGGCCTGGGTGAACAAACATTATCGCGATGCTCTGCGCGAAAGTGACCTGGCTGATCCACAATTGCTGCTTGAATGCCGCGCGGCATTGGATGAACTGACGCAAATCCTTAAACTGGGCGCGGTTTACCCCTTCCAGATCAATTGA
- the astE gene encoding succinylglutamate desuccinylase, with the protein MLALGKLLELTLAGREPAEKTQLTVDGVRMRWLTEGALEVRPPQASDNGMDLLLSAGIHGNETAPIELLDRLLQAIARGVIKPRARILFLFGNPGAMRTGARFVEEDLNRLFNGRHESSSGPEALRACELEHLAETFFSLPERSRLHYDLHTAIRGSKIEQFALYPYKEGRVHSRDELARLRAAGMEAVLLQNKPSIVFSAYTYDQLGAEAFTLELGKARPFGQNGGVNVERLELRLQQMIEGTEPPLADDSLEGLQLFSVAREVIKHSDAFILHLPADVENFCELPKGYLLAQDAGKTRWVVEEEGARIIFPNPKVKNGLRAGMIIEPARALALA; encoded by the coding sequence ATGCTCGCTCTCGGCAAACTGCTTGAACTGACCTTGGCCGGACGTGAACCGGCCGAGAAAACTCAACTGACTGTCGACGGCGTGCGGATGCGCTGGCTGACCGAGGGCGCGCTCGAAGTACGCCCGCCCCAGGCGAGTGACAACGGTATGGATCTGCTGTTGTCAGCCGGCATCCACGGCAATGAAACAGCGCCGATCGAATTGCTCGATCGCCTGTTGCAGGCCATTGCCCGGGGCGTTATCAAGCCCCGCGCACGAATTCTATTCTTGTTCGGCAACCCGGGTGCCATGCGCACCGGTGCGCGCTTTGTCGAAGAAGACCTTAACCGGCTGTTCAACGGCCGCCACGAAAGCAGCAGTGGCCCCGAGGCTCTGCGTGCGTGTGAACTTGAACACCTGGCCGAAACGTTTTTCAGCCTCCCTGAGCGCTCCCGCCTTCATTACGATTTGCACACGGCCATTCGTGGGTCGAAGATCGAGCAGTTCGCGCTGTATCCCTATAAAGAAGGGCGTGTCCACTCTCGCGATGAGCTGGCCCGCTTGCGCGCAGCCGGGATGGAAGCGGTCTTGTTGCAGAATAAGCCATCGATTGTGTTCAGTGCTTACACCTACGATCAGTTGGGCGCCGAGGCGTTTACCCTTGAGCTGGGCAAGGCCCGGCCTTTTGGGCAGAACGGCGGAGTCAATGTCGAGCGTCTTGAGCTGCGCTTGCAGCAGATGATCGAAGGCACCGAGCCGCCACTGGCCGATGACTCGCTCGAAGGCTTGCAGCTGTTCAGCGTGGCCCGCGAGGTGATCAAGCACAGCGATGCCTTTATCCTGCACTTGCCGGCGGACGTCGAAAATTTCTGTGAGTTGCCCAAGGGCTACTTGCTGGCGCAAGACGCGGGCAAGACCCGATGGGTTGTCGAAGAAGAGGGTGCGCGGATTATCTTTCCCAACCCGAAGGTGAAAAACGGCCTGCGGGCCGGGATGATCATCGAGCCGGCTCGCGCTCTGGCGTTAGCGTAG
- the astD gene encoding succinylglutamate-semialdehyde dehydrogenase, with amino-acid sequence MMSTLYIAGIWQDGQGEAFESLNPVTQHVLWTGNGANAEQADAAVKAARQAFPAWARRTFEERLSVLEAFAASLKSHADELSRCIGEETGKPLWESATEVTSMINKVAISVQSYRERTGEKSGPLGDATAVLRHKPHGVVAVFGPYNFPGHLPNGHIVPALLAGNSVVFKPSELTPKVAELTVKCWIEAGLPAGVLNLLQGARETGIALAAHTGIDGLFFTGSSRTGNALHQQFAGRPDKILALEMGGNNPLVVDQVEDLDAAVYTIIQSAFISAGQRCTCARRLLVPQGAWGDSLLTRLVEVSQRIEVGAFDQQPAPFMGSVISLGAARALMDAQEVLLGSGAVALLEMHQPDSNAALLTPGIIDVTEVSDRSDEELFGPLLQVIRYADFDAAIAEANNTAFGLAAGLLSDSEARYQQFWLESRAGIVNWNKQLTGAASSAPFGGIGASGNHRASAYYAADYCAYPVASLEAPALALPAALTPGVRM; translated from the coding sequence ATAATGAGCACGTTGTACATCGCAGGCATCTGGCAGGACGGGCAGGGCGAAGCCTTTGAATCGCTGAACCCGGTGACGCAGCACGTGCTGTGGACAGGCAATGGCGCGAATGCCGAGCAGGCAGATGCCGCCGTCAAGGCCGCACGCCAGGCATTTCCGGCCTGGGCCAGGCGCACGTTTGAAGAGCGCCTGAGCGTGCTCGAAGCGTTTGCCGCAAGTCTTAAAAGCCACGCGGACGAACTGTCCCGTTGCATCGGTGAAGAAACCGGCAAGCCCCTGTGGGAGTCGGCCACCGAAGTCACCAGCATGATCAACAAGGTGGCGATCTCGGTACAGAGCTACCGTGAGCGTACCGGTGAAAAGAGCGGCCCGCTGGGTGATGCCACCGCCGTTTTGCGTCACAAGCCACATGGCGTGGTCGCCGTGTTTGGCCCGTACAACTTCCCGGGGCATCTGCCCAACGGGCACATTGTTCCGGCGTTGCTGGCCGGTAACAGCGTGGTTTTCAAACCGAGTGAGCTGACCCCGAAAGTCGCCGAGCTGACGGTCAAGTGCTGGATCGAAGCCGGGTTGCCAGCCGGGGTGCTGAACCTGCTGCAAGGTGCCCGTGAAACCGGTATCGCGCTGGCGGCGCACACGGGTATCGACGGGTTGTTCTTCACCGGTTCGAGCCGTACTGGCAATGCGCTGCATCAGCAGTTTGCCGGTCGCCCTGACAAGATCCTGGCCCTGGAAATGGGCGGCAATAACCCGCTGGTGGTCGATCAGGTCGAGGATCTGGATGCTGCGGTGTACACCATCATTCAGTCGGCGTTTATCTCCGCCGGGCAACGCTGTACCTGCGCCCGCCGTTTGCTGGTGCCGCAAGGCGCCTGGGGCGACAGCCTGCTGACGCGTCTGGTTGAAGTCAGCCAACGTATCGAAGTGGGTGCTTTTGACCAGCAGCCAGCGCCCTTTATGGGGTCGGTGATTTCCCTGGGCGCAGCGCGTGCCTTGATGGATGCGCAGGAAGTGTTGTTGGGTTCGGGCGCCGTGGCCTTGCTGGAAATGCATCAGCCTGACAGCAATGCAGCCTTGCTGACGCCGGGCATTATCGATGTGACAGAGGTCAGCGACCGCTCGGATGAAGAGCTGTTCGGGCCACTGCTGCAAGTGATTCGCTATGCCGACTTTGACGCGGCCATTGCCGAGGCCAATAACACAGCGTTTGGTCTGGCGGCAGGCTTGTTGTCGGATTCCGAAGCACGTTATCAGCAGTTCTGGCTTGAAAGCCGTGCAGGGATCGTGAACTGGAACAAGCAGTTGACGGGCGCAGCTAGCAGTGCCCCGTTTGGTGGTATCGGAGCGTCGGGTAATCATCGCGCCAGTGCCTATTACGCGGCGGATTATTGCGCATATCCGGTGGCATCCCTGGAAGCGCCGGCGCTGGCCTTGCCTGCTGCGCTGACCCCGGGCGTGCGGATGTAA
- the ltaE gene encoding low-specificity L-threonine aldolase yields the protein MTVIDLRSDTVTQPSTGMREAMASAPMGDDVYGEDPSVNKLESELALRLGFARALFVPTGTMSNLLALMAHCGRGDEYIVGQQAHTYKYEGGGAAVLGSIQPQPLEVQADGSLDLGQVAAAIKPDDFHFARTRLLALENTMQGKVLSLEYLAAASRLTREHGLALHLDGARLYNAAVKLGVDAGEITRHFDSVSVCLSKGLGAPVGSVLCGTADLIARARRLRKMVGGGMRQAGQLAAAGLYALDHQVERLADDHANAQLLAEGLRAAGYDVEPVQTNMVYVQIGERAEALKAFAAEQGIVLSAASRLRMVTHMDVNRSQIEQVIAVFAEFSSQ from the coding sequence ATGACTGTTATCGATCTTCGTAGTGACACCGTTACCCAACCCAGCACCGGCATGCGCGAGGCCATGGCGAGTGCGCCGATGGGCGACGATGTGTATGGCGAAGATCCTTCGGTGAACAAGCTGGAGTCCGAACTGGCGCTGCGTCTGGGCTTTGCCAGAGCGTTGTTCGTGCCCACCGGCACCATGAGCAACTTGCTGGCACTGATGGCGCATTGCGGGCGCGGGGATGAGTACATTGTGGGTCAGCAGGCGCACACCTATAAATATGAAGGCGGCGGAGCGGCGGTTCTGGGGTCCATCCAGCCACAGCCGCTGGAGGTTCAGGCTGATGGCTCGCTGGACTTGGGGCAGGTTGCAGCTGCAATCAAGCCTGACGACTTTCACTTTGCCCGCACGCGTTTGCTCGCACTGGAAAACACCATGCAGGGCAAGGTGCTGTCACTCGAGTATCTGGCAGCTGCCAGTCGCCTGACCCGTGAACATGGCCTGGCGCTGCACCTTGATGGCGCGCGGCTGTACAACGCAGCGGTCAAGCTGGGTGTCGATGCGGGTGAGATCACCCGGCATTTCGATTCGGTATCGGTGTGCCTGTCCAAGGGACTGGGCGCTCCGGTGGGTTCCGTGTTGTGCGGCACTGCTGACTTGATCGCCAGGGCGCGGCGCTTGCGCAAAATGGTCGGTGGCGGCATGCGCCAGGCCGGTCAACTGGCGGCAGCCGGTCTGTATGCGCTGGATCATCAGGTCGAGCGTCTGGCCGATGACCATGCCAACGCCCAGTTACTGGCTGAAGGTTTGCGTGCGGCCGGTTATGACGTCGAACCGGTGCAGACCAACATGGTGTACGTTCAGATCGGTGAGCGGGCCGAAGCCCTCAAGGCCTTTGCGGCCGAGCAGGGGATTGTGCTCAGTGCCGCGTCGCGCTTGCGAATGGTGACGCACATGGATGTCAATCGCAGCCAGATTGAACAGGTAATAGCCGTTTTTGCCGAGTTTTCCAGCCAATAA